The following coding sequences are from one Campylobacter sp. RM16187 window:
- a CDS encoding 3'(2'),5'-bisphosphate nucleotidase CysQ family protein: protein MKDLKFLLELAKGAAFEGGKEILKFYQSSEILMPINKKDEARAYEIYIKPDKSPVTQADLASNDKIFEILSKSGLPICSEEKILDENASEFWLIDPLDGTNDFISGVGEFCVCIALIQNSRPILGVIYVPISNEIYFAAKGFGTHYEKLENFSPIQDSVASFSKQNLANKSQKRIAISRYGKNQIPLLLSQKLNLEPLRLSSAIKFCKIAEGTAEIYARFSPSSIWDNAAGEIVASEAGAVMIDLKTQNPPLYQTSNLKSNEFVVISKEFLDKKDEILVFIKEHMHK from the coding sequence ATGAAAGACCTGAAATTTTTACTTGAACTAGCTAAAGGTGCCGCCTTTGAGGGCGGAAAAGAGATTTTGAAATTTTATCAAAGTAGCGAAATTTTAATGCCTATTAACAAAAAAGATGAGGCGCGCGCTTACGAAATTTACATAAAGCCCGACAAATCGCCAGTAACTCAAGCAGACTTAGCCTCAAACGATAAAATTTTTGAAATTTTAAGCAAAAGCGGCTTGCCGATCTGCTCGGAAGAGAAAATTTTAGATGAAAATGCAAGCGAATTTTGGCTCATCGATCCGCTTGACGGCACTAATGACTTCATAAGCGGAGTTGGCGAATTTTGCGTGTGTATCGCGCTTATTCAAAACTCTCGACCGATTCTTGGAGTGATTTACGTGCCTATCTCAAATGAAATTTATTTTGCCGCAAAAGGCTTTGGCACACACTATGAAAAGCTTGAAAATTTTAGCCCTATTCAAGATAGCGTCGCTTCATTTTCAAAGCAAAATTTAGCAAACAAATCTCAAAAACGAATAGCCATAAGCAGATACGGTAAAAATCAAATTCCGCTTCTACTTAGCCAAAAGCTAAATTTAGAACCTCTTCGCTTAAGCTCGGCTATCAAATTTTGCAAAATCGCCGAAGGCACGGCTGAAATTTACGCTAGATTTAGCCCAAGTTCTATCTGGGATAACGCGGCAGGCGAAATCGTAGCTAGCGAAGCGGGCGCAGTGATGATAGATCTAAAAACGCAAAATCCACCGCTTTATCAAACCTCAAATTTAAAAAGCAACGAATTTGTCGTTATCTCAAAAGAGTTTTTAGATAAAAAAGATGAAATTTTAGTTTTTATAAAAGAACATATGCATAAATAA